A stretch of the Mycolicibacterium celeriflavum genome encodes the following:
- a CDS encoding ATP synthase subunit I — MTTPAQDAPLVFPSVAFRPLRLLAICAVFAGLVTAAAALLGHPMIGVFFGIGLGLGLLNAVLVQRSVDSITAEAHPLKRKMALNSATRLLIMTVVGLTIAFVFRPQGLGVVFGMALFQVLLVVSTALPVMKKLKEGPADEIEGAQQ; from the coding sequence GTGACGACGCCAGCGCAAGACGCGCCGTTGGTGTTCCCCTCCGTTGCCTTTCGGCCATTGCGCCTGCTTGCGATCTGCGCGGTGTTCGCCGGACTGGTGACTGCAGCCGCCGCTCTGCTCGGCCATCCCATGATCGGCGTGTTCTTCGGCATCGGGCTCGGATTGGGTTTGCTCAACGCCGTTCTGGTGCAGCGCTCGGTGGATTCGATCACCGCAGAGGCGCACCCGCTCAAGCGCAAGATGGCGCTGAACTCCGCCACCCGGCTGCTGATCATGACGGTAGTCGGGTTGACCATCGCGTTCGTCTTCCGGCCGCAGGGCTTGGGCGTGGTGTTTGGGATGGCGCTCTTCCAGGTATTGCTTGTTGTTTCCACCGCGCTGCCTGTGATGAAGAAGCTCAAGGAAGGCCCAGCTGATGAGATCGAAGGGGCGCAGCAATGA
- the atpB gene encoding F0F1 ATP synthase subunit A has product MTGLDVVGQAGQTTILAAESGIQVGHHTEAHWFGLTVNTDTVLATAIAAVIVLGLAFYLRAKVTSTGVPSGVQLFWEAITVQTRNQVEAAIGMKIAPFVLPLAVTLFVFILVANWLSVFPWQYTDSSGAIHEVLKPPASDINFVLALALFVFICYHAAGFWRRGPLGHPWRVLKGHVAILAPINLVEELAKPISLSLRLFGNIFAGGILVALIALFPPYIMWLPNAIWKSFDLFVGAIQAFIFALLTILYFSQSMELDEHHD; this is encoded by the coding sequence ATGACGGGACTTGATGTCGTCGGCCAAGCGGGACAAACCACGATCCTCGCCGCCGAATCCGGCATCCAGGTCGGCCACCACACGGAGGCCCACTGGTTCGGGCTGACGGTGAACACCGACACGGTGCTGGCGACGGCGATCGCGGCGGTGATCGTCCTCGGGCTGGCCTTCTACCTGCGCGCGAAGGTCACCTCGACCGGTGTGCCCAGCGGCGTGCAACTGTTCTGGGAAGCGATCACCGTTCAGACGCGCAACCAGGTCGAGGCCGCGATCGGGATGAAGATCGCGCCGTTCGTGCTGCCGCTGGCGGTGACGCTGTTCGTCTTCATTCTGGTGGCGAACTGGCTCTCGGTGTTCCCGTGGCAGTACACCGATTCCAGCGGCGCGATCCACGAGGTGCTCAAACCGCCGGCATCGGACATCAACTTCGTGCTCGCGCTCGCGTTGTTCGTATTCATCTGCTACCACGCGGCCGGCTTCTGGCGCCGCGGCCCGCTGGGCCACCCGTGGCGGGTGCTCAAGGGCCACGTCGCGATCCTTGCGCCCATCAACCTCGTCGAGGAGCTCGCGAAGCCGATCTCGTTGTCGCTGCGACTCTTCGGCAACATCTTCGCCGGCGGCATCCTGGTGGCGCTGATCGCATTGTTCCCGCCGTACATCATGTGGCTGCCGAACGCGATCTGGAAGAGCTTCGACCTGTTCGTCGGCGCGATCCAGGCGTTCATCTTCGCGCTGCTGACGATCTTGTACTTCAGCCAGTCGATGGAGCTCGATGAGCATCATGACTAG
- a CDS encoding F0F1 ATP synthase subunit C, with amino-acid sequence MDPTIAAGALIGGGLIMAGGAIGAGIGDGIAGNALIAGIARQPEAQGRLFTPFFITVGLVEAAYFINLAFMALFVFATPVGG; translated from the coding sequence ATGGATCCCACTATCGCTGCCGGCGCGCTCATCGGCGGTGGACTGATCATGGCCGGCGGCGCAATCGGCGCCGGTATCGGTGACGGCATCGCGGGTAACGCGCTGATCGCCGGCATCGCTCGCCAGCCCGAAGCTCAAGGCCGACTGTTCACTCCGTTCTTCATCACGGTGGGTCTGGTCGAGGCGGCGTACTTCATCAACCTGGCGTTCATGGCGCTGTTCGTGTTCGCCACGCCGGTCGGGGGTTAA
- a CDS encoding F0F1 ATP synthase subunit B → MADSNVVLLAAEGGGQSNFLIPNGTFFFVLLIFLIVLGVIAKWVVPPISKVLREREAMVQKTIEDNRRAAQLRAAAEADYREVMATARRDATNVREEARAEGRKIVDEARTRANAEVSGLLQQANEELTRQSLAVTTDLQASVETLAANLASRVLGVDVTTRTVPVSTSQGR, encoded by the coding sequence ATGGCTGACTCGAACGTCGTTCTGTTGGCGGCAGAGGGAGGCGGACAGAGCAACTTCCTCATCCCCAACGGCACCTTCTTCTTCGTGCTGCTCATCTTCCTGATCGTGCTCGGCGTGATCGCGAAGTGGGTTGTGCCACCGATCTCCAAGGTGCTGCGCGAGCGCGAAGCCATGGTGCAGAAGACGATTGAGGACAATCGGCGGGCAGCCCAACTGCGGGCTGCCGCCGAGGCCGACTACCGCGAGGTGATGGCGACCGCGCGCCGCGATGCGACGAACGTTCGCGAGGAAGCCCGCGCCGAGGGACGCAAGATCGTCGACGAGGCGCGAACCCGTGCCAACGCGGAAGTATCGGGTCTGCTCCAGCAGGCCAACGAGGAACTCACAAGACAGTCCCTGGCGGTGACGACCGACCTCCAAGCATCGGTCGAAACCCTGGCGGCGAACCTGGCGAGCCGCGTGCTCGGCGTCGACGTGACGACTCGTACTGTGCCGGTCTCGACGAGTCAGGGGCGGTAG
- a CDS encoding F0F1 ATP synthase subunit B/delta: MSTFIGQLIGFAVIVFLVWRFVVPLVRRMMTNQKDTVRRQLEEHAEAEKKVADADTEHARALEEAKAEAAAVIEEARHDAERIAEQLRAQADLELERIKIQGAQQVQLLRQQLVRELRQGLGTESVQRAGDIVRDFVSDPSELSATVDRFLADLDEMAPSTTTFSDAATAKLRAASRESLSQVVERFDGVVSGLDADALTKLANDLASCAKLLRREAVLARHLADPSSDASPKVQVIERLLSGKVSDSALEILKTAVSQRWSSTGDLIHGLQHAARLALLVRAETDGQIEDVEDQLFRFSRILDSEPRLITLLSEYTAPLDGRIGLLNNVLGRQANKNTADLLRQTLDLLHGDRADEAVRELANLAVSRRGEIVAHVRAAAELSDAQSDRLTELLTRIYDRPVSLQLAVDPALLGGLTIAVGDEVIDGSLASKLAAAETHLPD, encoded by the coding sequence ATGTCGACATTCATCGGACAGCTGATCGGTTTCGCGGTCATCGTGTTCCTGGTGTGGCGGTTCGTCGTGCCGCTGGTGCGGCGCATGATGACCAACCAGAAGGACACCGTTCGTCGGCAACTCGAGGAGCATGCCGAGGCCGAGAAGAAGGTTGCCGACGCCGACACGGAGCACGCAAGAGCGTTGGAAGAGGCCAAAGCCGAAGCGGCGGCGGTGATCGAAGAGGCCCGCCATGATGCCGAACGGATCGCAGAACAGCTTCGGGCCCAGGCCGACCTGGAGTTGGAGCGGATCAAAATCCAGGGAGCGCAACAGGTTCAACTGCTGCGCCAGCAGCTTGTACGCGAGCTACGGCAGGGCCTCGGTACGGAATCGGTGCAGCGGGCCGGCGACATCGTGCGCGACTTCGTGTCCGACCCTTCCGAGCTGTCGGCGACCGTTGACCGCTTCCTCGCCGATCTCGACGAAATGGCCCCGTCGACGACGACGTTCTCAGATGCTGCCACTGCGAAACTCCGTGCTGCCAGCCGTGAGTCGCTGTCCCAGGTGGTCGAACGGTTCGACGGAGTCGTTTCCGGTCTCGACGCCGACGCGCTGACGAAGTTGGCGAACGATCTGGCGTCCTGCGCGAAGCTGTTGCGTCGCGAGGCCGTACTCGCTCGGCATCTTGCTGACCCGTCGAGCGATGCCAGCCCCAAAGTTCAGGTCATCGAGCGTTTGCTCTCCGGAAAAGTTTCCGACTCCGCGTTGGAAATCCTCAAAACCGCTGTGTCGCAGCGCTGGTCGTCGACGGGCGATCTGATCCACGGCCTCCAGCACGCCGCCAGGTTGGCGTTGCTGGTGCGCGCTGAGACAGACGGTCAGATCGAGGATGTGGAAGATCAGCTGTTCAGGTTCAGTCGCATCCTCGATTCAGAGCCGCGTCTGATAACACTGCTCAGCGAGTACACCGCACCCCTGGATGGCCGAATCGGCTTGTTGAACAACGTGCTCGGGCGCCAAGCGAACAAGAACACCGCGGATCTGCTTCGCCAGACGCTCGACCTGCTGCACGGCGATCGCGCCGACGAGGCCGTTCGCGAACTGGCGAATCTGGCCGTTTCACGCCGCGGCGAAATCGTCGCGCACGTTCGTGCGGCCGCTGAGCTCAGCGATGCCCAGAGTGATCGGCTCACCGAACTGCTCACCCGTATCTATGACCGTCCCGTGTCGCTTCAGCTGGCCGTGGATCCCGCGTTGCTCGGCGGCTTGACCATCGCCGTGGGCGACGAGGTGATCGACGGTTCGCTGGCGTCGAAGCTGGCGGCGGCCGAGACGCACCTACCCGACTGA